The stretch of DNA GCGGTGGACCTCGTTGAGTCTCTCGCGCATCGCCATGGGCCACGAGATCGGCGTGACGGCCCTCCAGATGCTCAACATGCTCTGCTCGGTGGCCAACGACGGCGTGCGCGTGCGCCCGACGATCGTCCGGCGCGTCGTGGACGCCGAGGGCCGCCTGCTCATGGAGTCGCGCCCCGACTTCGTGGCGCAGACCATCCGCCCGGAAACTTCCGCGCTGATGCGCCGGCTGCTGGTCCGGGTCACGGAGGAGGGCGGCACCGGCACGCGCGCCGCCGTGGAGGGCTACACCGTCGCAGGCAAGACGGGCACGGCGGAGAAGGCCATCGACGGCAGCTACTCCAGCCGGGCCAACGTCTCGTCCTTCATGGGCTTTCTTCCCGCCGAGGACCCGGACCGCATCGCGATCATGGTCGTGATCGACGAGCCGCAGGGGACCTATCGCACGGGCGGCGTGGTGGCCGCGCCCGTGTTCCGCGAGATCGCGAGCCAGGCGGTCCGCTACCTGGATATTCCGCCCGATGTCCCGGCCGTCGCGGAGGAGGACCGTCCGCCGGAGCCGTGGCGCAGCCTGTAAGGAGGCCGCCGTGATCCTCGGCCAGCTTTGCGTGGAGACCATGAGACTCGAATACCTGACGCGCGTGATTCAGCCCGTGACGGTCCGCGGGTCCGCCGACTGCGAGATCGAGGGCGTGGCCTACGATTCCCGCCAGGTCCGGCCGGGATTCCTCTTCGTCGCCCTCCCGGGTTGGCGGCGGGACGGCCGGGATTTCGTGGCCGATGCCGTCGCGCGCGGCGCGGCGGCCGTGCTGTCCGAGCAGAACGAACTGGCCCGCCGCGACGTGACCTGCATCCGCGTCGAGGATGCCCGGCGCGCCATGGCGGAGATCGCCTGCGCGTTCTACGGGGAGCCGTCCCGCGAGCTTTTCGTGGTGGGCGTCACGGGTACCAACGGCAAGTCCACGGTCAGCTTCATGGTGCGCGACCTCCTGCGCGCGGCCGGCCTCGCGCCCGGGCTCATCGGCACCATCCGCTACGAGATCGGGGAGCGCTCCATCCCGGCGGGCCGCACGACGCCCGAGTCCCCCGACCTGCAGGGCATGCTCGACCGCATGCGGTGCGCGGGCTGCCGCAGCGCGGTGATGGAGGTGTCGTCGCACGGCCTGGACCAGAAGCGCGCGTGGGGCACCGATTTCGACGTCGGCATTTTCACCAACCTCACCCAGGACCACCTGGACTACCACCGGACCATGGACCGGTATTATGCGGCCAAGACGCTGTTGTTCCAGGGACTCGGGCAGATGGAGAAGACGGCCCATGCCGTCGTGAACATCGACGATCCCTGGGGCCTGCAGCTGGCCGGCACGGGCGGCTTCAACGCGACCCTGCTGACGTTCGGCATGCATCCCGGCGCGGCCGTCCGAGCGGAGAACGTGGAACTGTCCGCCGACGGGTCCTCGTTCGACGTCGCGACGCCGTGGGGCTCCGCCCGGGTCTTCCTCCGCCTCCTCGGGCGCTTCAACGTCAGC from Kiritimatiellia bacterium encodes:
- a CDS encoding UDP-N-acetylmuramoyl-L-alanyl-D-glutamate--2,6-diaminopimelate ligase, with translation MRLEYLTRVIQPVTVRGSADCEIEGVAYDSRQVRPGFLFVALPGWRRDGRDFVADAVARGAAAVLSEQNELARRDVTCIRVEDARRAMAEIACAFYGEPSRELFVVGVTGTNGKSTVSFMVRDLLRAAGLAPGLIGTIRYEIGERSIPAGRTTPESPDLQGMLDRMRCAGCRSAVMEVSSHGLDQKRAWGTDFDVGIFTNLTQDHLDYHRTMDRYYAAKTLLFQGLGQMEKTAHAVVNIDDPWGLQLAGTGGFNATLLTFGMHPGAAVRAENVELSADGSSFDVATPWGSARVFLRLLGRFNVSNALAAMAAGGVAGLAPARMAEVLGEMRAVPGRLEPIISRHPFRVFVDYAHTPDALTQVLRTLRELTPGRVLVVFGCGGDRDRAKRPLMGAAAASLADYAVVTSDNPRNEPPGQIIAEIVPGFGEAANFEIEENREKAIFKALCTAREGDTVLLAGKGHETYQEIGNTVSPFDDREVARRLLDNL